Proteins encoded together in one Myxocyprinus asiaticus isolate MX2 ecotype Aquarium Trade chromosome 9, UBuf_Myxa_2, whole genome shotgun sequence window:
- the tns2b gene encoding tensin-2 isoform X1 translates to MGCVFSKQQWGEERNSQPPDPPKTRDCTEDAEILSLTELGKVSSHSFKERYFMKKHHCAVCRQTLNSNGMYCRECKTVVHKKCEAKVSVPCEAISNKPQFQNQMNIPPSRDSVDSVMERLMDRQHDFDLTYITERIISVLFLSDLEEQHYSANMKEVAAMLKCKHQNKVLLINLSEKRHDICRLNPKVEEFGWPDLHAPPLDKICAVCKSMESWLTSDPQNVVVLHCKGNKGKTGVIVAAYMHYSKISAGADQALSTVAMRKFCEDKITPSLQPSQNRYIYYFASLLSGAIKMNSSSLFLHQIHIPALLNYQSGGASVSSYIPLHFTGYSPFLKIYQSLQLVYSSAKYDIQGPNSKMLCVNIEPALLLKGDILVKCYHCQSGVCKRECMFRVQFHTCSVHGSQLTFGKEELDHACTDDRFPADAKVELVFSSGPQRARGGELQWIEPGVNVDYSTTDSVVRWDSYENFNLHHQDSVEDICHTRGPLDGSLYAQVKKRHAPESSPSGCQASINTSPHSTSHSSSTPHIHLSIQPLSLTTDSNPSSSPSKSCSLLPSCVESEKRVKDEHRETAILDDGDCSPLRPDRSVQPCYSHPYSHTHLFCSPDLTSPHALAQMVHPKHHTLPCNRTASLPVRDLRVSQPDLLWERGRCLQHACSETVRHLYSYPTPEMPLSHSQSFHSHSLPPQTRSFISGEACPLIHCSALPQGHTHIPPSPSPNQSLISSPYRELRYSSAPPTSCFCQDCSRLREDVALHSLRGRESEGLPWSREEEFGFRREGPVHWRDGRVESHWEGVQNSEYWRRKTVMSPVTLLSYGHCHTVPKQDPAVYVTDTIPEHITPVSPYPSPQSSGYHSPHPPCPCSPQPFKESPGYASISHSTNSSPLAFTPSPRRASHNNSSAEDSQHCTNDGGIKVFEADKSHNKAFSSPNQDSRPLEAEDPVKSTGQEDETLPGSLITVVTVVNAETTEKTEQQHSEAKKTPFIESTSNTAPSCPYSTLTSKGVESVQVHTYNPSPLSNSFPESKQNKDERPGSCYTTTSTSTIPPICSSERSSASEFSSLNISAERQSLTPLTDCTSSNGESSNSDFRASSPDPDGYVTPSFPIVSYSYPLLTVPHVPYTGYTAVTIPASLPQPPLPEKQRSSHLQNVSDCTGRSSLKSAAKLPTSSAQFHVSFFSATSELPATARCKATPSSGVEETENRLSSKFVQDSSKYWYKPGISRDQAIAVLKDKEPGCFLIRDSNSFQGAYGLALKVATPPAHASNHGEMGSPQEQLVRHFLIESGAKGVKIKGCQNETYFGSLSALVYQHSITPVSLPCVLRIPDRDLVGDLHALQSGTNTSTAADLLKQGAACNVLYLNSVETESLTGPQAVSKATKCTLTQDPRPSPTIVHFKVSTQGITLTDNQRRLFFRRHYPIHSVTFSSEDPMDQRWIDADNPSCKMFGFVARRSGGMGNVCHLFAELDPEQPAKAIVNFINKVMLGPQQLRK, encoded by the exons CTGGGGAAAGTGAGTTCACACTCCTTTAAAGAGAGGTACTTCATGAAGAAACACCACTGTGCTGTCTGTAGACAAACCCTCAACAGCAATGGCATGTACTGCAGAG AGTGTAAAACAGTAGTACATAAGAAATGTGAGGCAAAG GTCTCTGTCCCCTGTGAAGCTATCTCAAATAAA CCCCAGTTCCAAAACCAGATGAACATTCCTCCCAG TAGAGACAGTGTGGACAGCGTAATGGAGAGGTTGATGGACAGGCAGCATGATTTTGACCTGACCTACATCACTGAGCGTATTATCTCTGTCCTCTTTCTGTCTGACTTGGAAGAACAACATTACAGTGCCAATATGAAGGAAGTAGCAGCCATGCTGAAATGTAAACATCAAAATAAGGTCTTG CTTATAAATCTGTCAGAGAAACGGCATGATATCTGCAGGCTTAATCCAAAG GTTGAGGAGTTTGGATGGCCCGATCTGCATGCCCCTCCCCTCGATAAAATATGTGCTGTGTGCAAGTCCATGGAGAGCTGGCTGACCTCTGACCCCCAAAATGTAGTTGTATTGCACTGCAAG GGAAACAAAGGGAAAACAGGAGTGATTGTAGCAGCTTACATGCACTATAGCAAAATATCAGCAgg agcagATCAGGCTCTCTCCACAGTTGCTATGAGGAAATTCTGTGAGGATAAAATCACTCCCTCTCTTCAGCCCTCTCAGAACAG gtatatatattattttgccaGTCTTCTCTCTGGCGCCATAAAGATGAACAGCTCATCTCTGTTTCTGCATCAGATTCATATTCCAGCTTTGCTCAACTATCAGTCAGGTGGAG CATCTGTTTCCTCATATATCCCATTGCATTTTACAGGTTACTCTCCCTTCCTGAAGATTTATCAGTCTTTGCAGCTGGTATATTCTTCTGCCAAATA TGATATTCAGGGTCCCAACAGTAAGATGCTGTGTGTGAATATTGAACCAGCTCTACTTCTAAAGGGAGACATCCTG gTGAAGTGTTATCACTGCCAATCaggtgtgtgtaagagagaatgTATGTTTAGGGTTCAGTTTCACACCTGTAGTGTTCATGGATCTCAGCTTACCTTtggcaaagaggaacttgaccaTGCCTGCACAG ATGACCGTTTCCCTGCTGATGCCAAAGTAGAGTTAGTGTTCTCTTCTGGTCCACAAAGGGCAAGAG gtgGAGAGTTGCAGTGGATTGAACCGGGAGTAAATGTCGATTACAGCACCACAGATTCTGTTGTACGCTGGGACTCATACGAGAACTTTAACCTTCACCATCAGGATAGTGTTGAGG ATATCTGTCACACACGCGGGCCTTTGGACGGCAGTCTGTATGCTCAGGTGAAGAAGCGTCATGCACCAGAATCTAGTCCCAGTGGATGCCAGGCCTCCATCAATACCTCCCCACACTCAACCAGTCATTCCTCCTCTACTCCCCACATTCATCTTTCCATCCAGCCTCTCTCGCTCACCACAGACTCAAATCCCTCCTCTTCACCCTCCAAGTCCTGCTCTCTACTTCCATCCTGTGTTGAAAGTGAAAAAAGAGTGAAGGATGAACACAGAGAAACAGCAATACTGGATGATGGCGACTGCTCTCCTCTGAGACCAGATCGTTCTGTTCAGCCCTGTTACAGTCATCCGTATTCCCACACTCATTTGTTTTGCAGCCCAGATCTGACCAGCCCACATGCACTGGCACAAATGGTCCACCCCAAACACCACACACTTCCCTGCAACCGCACCGCTTCACTGCCAGTCCGGGATCTGCGTGTATCCCAGCCAGATCTTTTATGGGAGAGAGGACGCTGTCTGCAGCATGCCTGCTCTGAAACAGTCAGACACCTGTATTCATACCCCACTCCAGAAATGCCACTTTCCCATTCACAGTCTTTCCATTCCCACTCACTTCCTCCACAGACACGCTCATTCATTTCAGGGGAGGCATGTCCTCTTATCCATTGCTCCGCCCTCCCTCAGGGTCACACCCACATCCCTCCTTCTCCATCCCCAAATCAGTCACTGATTTCCAGTCCCTACCGAGAGTTACGTTATAGCTCTGCTCCACCAACATCGTGCTTCTGCCAAGACTGTTCCCGTTTACGGGAGGATGTTGCCCTCCATTCTTTACGAGGTAGAGAGTCAGAGGGTCTGCCTTGGTCTAGAGAAGAGGAGTTTGGGTTTAGGAGGGAGGGGCCTGTGCACTGGAGGGATGGAAGGGTGGAGTCTCATTGGGAAGGAGTTCAAAATTCGGAATACTGGCGACGCAAAACAGTGATGTCACCAGTGACGTTATTATCTTACGGACATTGCCACACTGTTCCAAAACAAGACCCCGCAGTATATGTCACAGACACCATCCCTGAACATATTACCCCAGTGAGTCCATATCCAAGCCCACAAAGCAGTGGCTACCACAGCCCTCATCCACCCTGTCCCTGTTCTCCACAACCGTTTAAAGAGAGTCCTGGATATGCCTCCATCAGTCATTCCACAAACTCCTCGCCACTTGCTTTCACACCATCCCCAAGACGAGCCAGTCACAACAATTCTTCAGCTGAAGATAGTCAGCACTGCACAAATG ATGGGGGTATCAAGGTTTTTGAAGCTGATAAAAGTCACAATAAGGCCTTTTCTTCTCCCAACCAGGACAG CAGACCATTGGAGGCTGAAGATCCAGTGAAAAGCACAGGTCAAGAGGATGAGACTCTGCCAGGATCTCTGATCACTGTTGTCACCGTTGTCAATGCAGAAACCACAGAAAAAACAGAACAACAGCATTCAGAGGCTAAGAAAACACCCTTCATAGAATCTACATCTAACACAGCTCCATCATGCCCTTACTCCACCCTCACATCTAAAGGGGTGGAGTCAGTGCAGGTACATACGTACAACCCAAGCCCTCTCAGCAACAGTTTTCCAGAATCAAAGCAGAATAAAGATGAGCGCCCAGGCTCGTGCTACACTACAACATCAACCTCAACAATTCCTCCTATTTGCTCTTCAGAGAGAAGCTCCGCCTCTGAATTCTCTTCATTAAACATCAGTGCTGAAAGGCAAAGCCTGACACCCTTGACCGACTGCACATCATCCAATGGGGAAAGCAGTAACAGTGACTTTAGAGCATCATCCCCTGACCCTGATGGCTATGTCACACCCTCATTCCCTATAGTATCATATAGCTATCCCCTTCTGACAGTGCCTCATGTACCATATACAGGCTACACTGCTGTTACCATCCCAGCCTCCTTACCCCAACCTCCTCTTCCAGAAAAACAACGCTCATCACACCTTCAGAACGTATCTGATTGCACTGGCAGAAGCTCATTAAAATCAGCTGCAAAACTTCCTACTTCCTCTGCCCAGTTCCATGTGTCCTTCTTCTCTGCTACCAGTGAATTGCCTGCAACAGCTAGATGCAAAGCAACGCCCTCTAGTGGAGTGGAGGAAACGGAGAACCGCCTCAGCTCCAAGTTTGTCCAAGACAGCTCCAAGTACTGGTACAAACCAGGCATCTCTAGAGACCAGG CTATCGCTGTATTGAAAGATAAGGAGCCTGGCTGCTTCCTCATTAGGGATAGTAATTCATTCCAAGGCGCATATGGATTGGCCCTCAAAGTCGCCACACCTCCAGCCCACGCTAGTAACCATGGTGAGATGGGCAGCCCTCAGGAGCAGCTCGTTAGGCACTTCCTGATTGAGAGTGGAGCAAAAGGAGTGAAGATCAAAGGCTGCCAAAATGAAACATATTTTG GTtccttgtctgctttggtgtatcAGCACTCCATAACACCCGTGTCTCTTCCTTGTGTTCTGCGCATCCCAGATAGAG ACCTTGTTGGAGATTTGCATGCGTTGCAAAGTGGAACAAACACTAGCACAGCTGCGGACCTGTTGAAACAGGGGGcag CTTGTAATGTTCTCTACCTAAACTCTGTGGAAACGGAATCTTTGACTGGCCCGCAAGCTGTCTCCAAGGCAACCAAGTGCACTTTGACCCAAGACCCTCGTCCTTCGCCAACAATTGTCCACTTCAAAGTATCCACACAGGGCATCACCCTCACTGATAATCAGCGCAG aCTGTTTTTCAGGCGACATTACCCTATTCATAGTGTGACTTTCAGCAGTGAAGATCCAATGGATCAAAG gtggatTGATGCTGATAACCCTTCCTGCAA GATGTTTGGATTTGTAGCACGGCGCAGTGGTGGTATGGGAAACGTGTGTCACCTGTTTGCAGAGCTTGACCCAGAGCAGCCAGCCAAGGCCATTGTGAACTTCATCAATAAAGTCATGCTGGGACCTCAACAGCTGCGAAAATGA
- the tns2b gene encoding tensin-2 isoform X4, with translation MGCVFSKQQWGEERNSQPPDPPKTRDCTEDAEILSLTEVSVPCEAISNKPQFQNQMNIPPSRDSVDSVMERLMDRQHDFDLTYITERIISVLFLSDLEEQHYSANMKEVAAMLKCKHQNKVLLINLSEKRHDICRLNPKVEEFGWPDLHAPPLDKICAVCKSMESWLTSDPQNVVVLHCKGNKGKTGVIVAAYMHYSKISAGADQALSTVAMRKFCEDKITPSLQPSQNRYIYYFASLLSGAIKMNSSSLFLHQIHIPALLNYQSGGASVSSYIPLHFTGYSPFLKIYQSLQLVYSSAKYDIQGPNSKMLCVNIEPALLLKGDILVKCYHCQSGVCKRECMFRVQFHTCSVHGSQLTFGKEELDHACTDDRFPADAKVELVFSSGPQRARGGELQWIEPGVNVDYSTTDSVVRWDSYENFNLHHQDSVEDICHTRGPLDGSLYAQVKKRHAPESSPSGCQASINTSPHSTSHSSSTPHIHLSIQPLSLTTDSNPSSSPSKSCSLLPSCVESEKRVKDEHRETAILDDGDCSPLRPDRSVQPCYSHPYSHTHLFCSPDLTSPHALAQMVHPKHHTLPCNRTASLPVRDLRVSQPDLLWERGRCLQHACSETVRHLYSYPTPEMPLSHSQSFHSHSLPPQTRSFISGEACPLIHCSALPQGHTHIPPSPSPNQSLISSPYRELRYSSAPPTSCFCQDCSRLREDVALHSLRGRESEGLPWSREEEFGFRREGPVHWRDGRVESHWEGVQNSEYWRRKTVMSPVTLLSYGHCHTVPKQDPAVYVTDTIPEHITPVSPYPSPQSSGYHSPHPPCPCSPQPFKESPGYASISHSTNSSPLAFTPSPRRASHNNSSAEDSQHCTNDGGIKVFEADKSHNKAFSSPNQDSRPLEAEDPVKSTGQEDETLPGSLITVVTVVNAETTEKTEQQHSEAKKTPFIESTSNTAPSCPYSTLTSKGVESVQVHTYNPSPLSNSFPESKQNKDERPGSCYTTTSTSTIPPICSSERSSASEFSSLNISAERQSLTPLTDCTSSNGESSNSDFRASSPDPDGYVTPSFPIVSYSYPLLTVPHVPYTGYTAVTIPASLPQPPLPEKQRSSHLQNVSDCTGRSSLKSAAKLPTSSAQFHVSFFSATSELPATARCKATPSSGVEETENRLSSKFVQDSSKYWYKPGISRDQAIAVLKDKEPGCFLIRDSNSFQGAYGLALKVATPPAHASNHGEMGSPQEQLVRHFLIESGAKGVKIKGCQNETYFGSLSALVYQHSITPVSLPCVLRIPDRDLVGDLHALQSGTNTSTAADLLKQGAACNVLYLNSVETESLTGPQAVSKATKCTLTQDPRPSPTIVHFKVSTQGITLTDNQRRLFFRRHYPIHSVTFSSEDPMDQRWIDADNPSCKMFGFVARRSGGMGNVCHLFAELDPEQPAKAIVNFINKVMLGPQQLRK, from the exons GTCTCTGTCCCCTGTGAAGCTATCTCAAATAAA CCCCAGTTCCAAAACCAGATGAACATTCCTCCCAG TAGAGACAGTGTGGACAGCGTAATGGAGAGGTTGATGGACAGGCAGCATGATTTTGACCTGACCTACATCACTGAGCGTATTATCTCTGTCCTCTTTCTGTCTGACTTGGAAGAACAACATTACAGTGCCAATATGAAGGAAGTAGCAGCCATGCTGAAATGTAAACATCAAAATAAGGTCTTG CTTATAAATCTGTCAGAGAAACGGCATGATATCTGCAGGCTTAATCCAAAG GTTGAGGAGTTTGGATGGCCCGATCTGCATGCCCCTCCCCTCGATAAAATATGTGCTGTGTGCAAGTCCATGGAGAGCTGGCTGACCTCTGACCCCCAAAATGTAGTTGTATTGCACTGCAAG GGAAACAAAGGGAAAACAGGAGTGATTGTAGCAGCTTACATGCACTATAGCAAAATATCAGCAgg agcagATCAGGCTCTCTCCACAGTTGCTATGAGGAAATTCTGTGAGGATAAAATCACTCCCTCTCTTCAGCCCTCTCAGAACAG gtatatatattattttgccaGTCTTCTCTCTGGCGCCATAAAGATGAACAGCTCATCTCTGTTTCTGCATCAGATTCATATTCCAGCTTTGCTCAACTATCAGTCAGGTGGAG CATCTGTTTCCTCATATATCCCATTGCATTTTACAGGTTACTCTCCCTTCCTGAAGATTTATCAGTCTTTGCAGCTGGTATATTCTTCTGCCAAATA TGATATTCAGGGTCCCAACAGTAAGATGCTGTGTGTGAATATTGAACCAGCTCTACTTCTAAAGGGAGACATCCTG gTGAAGTGTTATCACTGCCAATCaggtgtgtgtaagagagaatgTATGTTTAGGGTTCAGTTTCACACCTGTAGTGTTCATGGATCTCAGCTTACCTTtggcaaagaggaacttgaccaTGCCTGCACAG ATGACCGTTTCCCTGCTGATGCCAAAGTAGAGTTAGTGTTCTCTTCTGGTCCACAAAGGGCAAGAG gtgGAGAGTTGCAGTGGATTGAACCGGGAGTAAATGTCGATTACAGCACCACAGATTCTGTTGTACGCTGGGACTCATACGAGAACTTTAACCTTCACCATCAGGATAGTGTTGAGG ATATCTGTCACACACGCGGGCCTTTGGACGGCAGTCTGTATGCTCAGGTGAAGAAGCGTCATGCACCAGAATCTAGTCCCAGTGGATGCCAGGCCTCCATCAATACCTCCCCACACTCAACCAGTCATTCCTCCTCTACTCCCCACATTCATCTTTCCATCCAGCCTCTCTCGCTCACCACAGACTCAAATCCCTCCTCTTCACCCTCCAAGTCCTGCTCTCTACTTCCATCCTGTGTTGAAAGTGAAAAAAGAGTGAAGGATGAACACAGAGAAACAGCAATACTGGATGATGGCGACTGCTCTCCTCTGAGACCAGATCGTTCTGTTCAGCCCTGTTACAGTCATCCGTATTCCCACACTCATTTGTTTTGCAGCCCAGATCTGACCAGCCCACATGCACTGGCACAAATGGTCCACCCCAAACACCACACACTTCCCTGCAACCGCACCGCTTCACTGCCAGTCCGGGATCTGCGTGTATCCCAGCCAGATCTTTTATGGGAGAGAGGACGCTGTCTGCAGCATGCCTGCTCTGAAACAGTCAGACACCTGTATTCATACCCCACTCCAGAAATGCCACTTTCCCATTCACAGTCTTTCCATTCCCACTCACTTCCTCCACAGACACGCTCATTCATTTCAGGGGAGGCATGTCCTCTTATCCATTGCTCCGCCCTCCCTCAGGGTCACACCCACATCCCTCCTTCTCCATCCCCAAATCAGTCACTGATTTCCAGTCCCTACCGAGAGTTACGTTATAGCTCTGCTCCACCAACATCGTGCTTCTGCCAAGACTGTTCCCGTTTACGGGAGGATGTTGCCCTCCATTCTTTACGAGGTAGAGAGTCAGAGGGTCTGCCTTGGTCTAGAGAAGAGGAGTTTGGGTTTAGGAGGGAGGGGCCTGTGCACTGGAGGGATGGAAGGGTGGAGTCTCATTGGGAAGGAGTTCAAAATTCGGAATACTGGCGACGCAAAACAGTGATGTCACCAGTGACGTTATTATCTTACGGACATTGCCACACTGTTCCAAAACAAGACCCCGCAGTATATGTCACAGACACCATCCCTGAACATATTACCCCAGTGAGTCCATATCCAAGCCCACAAAGCAGTGGCTACCACAGCCCTCATCCACCCTGTCCCTGTTCTCCACAACCGTTTAAAGAGAGTCCTGGATATGCCTCCATCAGTCATTCCACAAACTCCTCGCCACTTGCTTTCACACCATCCCCAAGACGAGCCAGTCACAACAATTCTTCAGCTGAAGATAGTCAGCACTGCACAAATG ATGGGGGTATCAAGGTTTTTGAAGCTGATAAAAGTCACAATAAGGCCTTTTCTTCTCCCAACCAGGACAG CAGACCATTGGAGGCTGAAGATCCAGTGAAAAGCACAGGTCAAGAGGATGAGACTCTGCCAGGATCTCTGATCACTGTTGTCACCGTTGTCAATGCAGAAACCACAGAAAAAACAGAACAACAGCATTCAGAGGCTAAGAAAACACCCTTCATAGAATCTACATCTAACACAGCTCCATCATGCCCTTACTCCACCCTCACATCTAAAGGGGTGGAGTCAGTGCAGGTACATACGTACAACCCAAGCCCTCTCAGCAACAGTTTTCCAGAATCAAAGCAGAATAAAGATGAGCGCCCAGGCTCGTGCTACACTACAACATCAACCTCAACAATTCCTCCTATTTGCTCTTCAGAGAGAAGCTCCGCCTCTGAATTCTCTTCATTAAACATCAGTGCTGAAAGGCAAAGCCTGACACCCTTGACCGACTGCACATCATCCAATGGGGAAAGCAGTAACAGTGACTTTAGAGCATCATCCCCTGACCCTGATGGCTATGTCACACCCTCATTCCCTATAGTATCATATAGCTATCCCCTTCTGACAGTGCCTCATGTACCATATACAGGCTACACTGCTGTTACCATCCCAGCCTCCTTACCCCAACCTCCTCTTCCAGAAAAACAACGCTCATCACACCTTCAGAACGTATCTGATTGCACTGGCAGAAGCTCATTAAAATCAGCTGCAAAACTTCCTACTTCCTCTGCCCAGTTCCATGTGTCCTTCTTCTCTGCTACCAGTGAATTGCCTGCAACAGCTAGATGCAAAGCAACGCCCTCTAGTGGAGTGGAGGAAACGGAGAACCGCCTCAGCTCCAAGTTTGTCCAAGACAGCTCCAAGTACTGGTACAAACCAGGCATCTCTAGAGACCAGG CTATCGCTGTATTGAAAGATAAGGAGCCTGGCTGCTTCCTCATTAGGGATAGTAATTCATTCCAAGGCGCATATGGATTGGCCCTCAAAGTCGCCACACCTCCAGCCCACGCTAGTAACCATGGTGAGATGGGCAGCCCTCAGGAGCAGCTCGTTAGGCACTTCCTGATTGAGAGTGGAGCAAAAGGAGTGAAGATCAAAGGCTGCCAAAATGAAACATATTTTG GTtccttgtctgctttggtgtatcAGCACTCCATAACACCCGTGTCTCTTCCTTGTGTTCTGCGCATCCCAGATAGAG ACCTTGTTGGAGATTTGCATGCGTTGCAAAGTGGAACAAACACTAGCACAGCTGCGGACCTGTTGAAACAGGGGGcag CTTGTAATGTTCTCTACCTAAACTCTGTGGAAACGGAATCTTTGACTGGCCCGCAAGCTGTCTCCAAGGCAACCAAGTGCACTTTGACCCAAGACCCTCGTCCTTCGCCAACAATTGTCCACTTCAAAGTATCCACACAGGGCATCACCCTCACTGATAATCAGCGCAG aCTGTTTTTCAGGCGACATTACCCTATTCATAGTGTGACTTTCAGCAGTGAAGATCCAATGGATCAAAG gtggatTGATGCTGATAACCCTTCCTGCAA GATGTTTGGATTTGTAGCACGGCGCAGTGGTGGTATGGGAAACGTGTGTCACCTGTTTGCAGAGCTTGACCCAGAGCAGCCAGCCAAGGCCATTGTGAACTTCATCAATAAAGTCATGCTGGGACCTCAACAGCTGCGAAAATGA